DNA sequence from the Vicia villosa cultivar HV-30 ecotype Madison, WI linkage group LG3, Vvil1.0, whole genome shotgun sequence genome:
AATTAGCTTACTGTGTTTGACTTCATTTTTCCTTTCTGCAGCTCGCATTCTACGTGCAATTAGAATTGCTGCTCGTTTAGGATTTAGCATTTCTAAGGAAACAGCTCATTTTATTAAAAGTCTGTCTTGCTCAATATTAAGACTTGATAAGGTATTTAGTCTTATTCTTTGTTTTGTTATATATGACACTATAATACCAATTTCCTGGTTGAATTGTTTTTCTTGTATAATTTTTTCAGGCTAGGCTCATGATGGAAATAAACTATATGCTAGCTTATGGTTCTGGTGAAGCTTCTTTGAGGCTATTATGGAAGTATGGACTTTTAGATATACTTCTTCCCTTCCAGGTAGATGTTCATTTTGTATTTAGTTTTTGAGTCAATCGTGTAATGAAAGTTTACTTAGACTGAACATTACAGGCTGCTTATTTTGCTCATCATGGATTTCGAAGGAGGGGCAAAAGAACCAATATGCTTTTGGTAAGTGGTAACTTCAATACTTATTGGGGTTTAACATGCAAAGTTTTCTGAATAAACATTCAATAGATCATGCTTCATAAACCAACCCAgtaatttgtttatttatagtCCTGTCTATGAAGTTGTGCTTCAAAAAGACGTGATTGTTTGGAAATGAATATGATTCTGTACCACATTAGTAGTTTAGTACCACATTTCATATGATTGTTGCATATGATATAAACTGCAACATGACAAGTTCCTTTTGCTCCactacttgaggacaagcaatatGCCTATGTGCATGCATATGTGCGTACACACATTAACATACAGTTAGGCACACATATATAAACAATAGTGATGTTATTTGAACATCAAGAAGTTGACACCATataaaaatacatcatttattaCTATTGATGTGATTCGAAGaatgaattttcttttttttgcttaAGTATACATGTACTGTGTCGGATAAGACAAATGTTGTCCAAAACCAAATACCATTTCTCTTGGCAATACCTTGATTAAGTATTAATTGAGACCAGAGATTGAAGTGGTAAGACTTTCAGTCATGGTTCATTTGTTTCAACCTATGTAGCactgacacctctgaaaaaaggtATGTCCATGTCAATGTTGAACACCTGCATtgacacttgtgattacgtttattttattcattttttcaaattattaccgtGTCGCCGTGCCAGTGTTGGGGTCGTATTCGGGGTGTTCATGCTTCATACTTTCAACCATTGTTGAACTTGATgactaataaaaaaataagaatgattttttttaaatgaactgGTTGAACCAAATGCTAGACTGGCAGTTCCCGGTACACTTCTATTAAAACATTaattcttgtttgatttttaacgGTCTCTACCACAAGCCTGCTTAATCCATTTTGTATATAATAGATTGCACAATTGCATTCCTACCTAGTACCTATTCGTTAAAGCTTTCTTACTTGTCTTAAAAACACACGAGGCAAAATGATTTTTGCTGCTTTGATATTGTTTCAATACATGTATCATATTAGCACCACATTGAAATATTGTTTAATGGATCTTTTGGAATTTCATTGCAGTCTCTCTTCTCCAATTTAGATAAGCTTTTCGCTCCAAACCGTCCATGTCATAGTAGCTTATGGTAAGATCTTTGCAACAAAGTTGCCTTTATCTTCCGTGCTTCCCTGTGAAGAGAAAATCCAGGAGAACAAGAGTAATTTCATAATCTGCACTAAAACTGCAGTCAAGATTTCTTCTTTGAATATCATATCGCTGTGTTTTTGGATGGCATGTATTTGGAAACATGAATTGAGACTCGTATGTTTTGGattaaaaaaatgacttttaCATTAAAATTGTAGTCTATTGATTTATTTTTGAGAGATTTATATGCACTAGAAGCTAATTTGTGTTATAAATTACTATaaagaaaatcactttttaataTTCGCTGTCATCTATTGCACTCATTATAATCATTATAtatagtaatattttttaaagatttgAATTATTTTCAAAAGCTTAAACAAACATGTTTTGAAAATGCTTAAAAGTGATTATAATTTTGAGCATGATTGAAGTTCTCCTTTCCCAACTCTTGTCAATCGTAATAGTTTATTTTAAACATTGTTTATCTTCTATCCAAATTGTTCCGAGTCTTACTGGAACatgatataatttattttaccaTCAAATATATACATTGTTATTTAGAACACACTAAACTATTAACAAGTTGATTACAAGTGGGTCAACAAAGGAAAGTTCATTACTAAATCTATGCTTACAGGTTTGGGATCCTAGCACTACATAAAGCATTGAGTGATCGACCAAGGGACCCCTTGGTGGTTGCTGCATTTAGCCTTGCAGTCCATAATGGTGGAAATTTGTTGGAAGCAGTGAAGATTGCAGGAATGATCAACAAGCCACATGATATGAGATTTCCTGAATTATTAGATCCTTCTGGTATGGATGCAGAGGCATTGGTAACTGGGGTTAAAGATCTTGCAGAGTCTGTTAGAGGGACACTGTTGCAAATGACTGATGAACATTTTGTATCTCAAGCTATGGCTGACTATCCTCAAGCCCCTCGTTCAGACCTAGTGAGCATTTTTTTCCTTGTTTTGCATATGTATACTTTAAGATGTATCCTGTACATGGATTGCACGATGATGTTATATACCTGAATTATTATTTATTGTCTGATGAAATTGAAACATTGGTTATCCTCATCAATAGTTAGACCTCACATTGATGTGTAAAACATGTAGAGAGAGTGTGAAAATTACCGTTGGTATGATTCACAGTGAAAGAGCACTCACACTTACATCATTTACCTTGATGTTCTTGAGTATTTCTTGATTTATGTTCTGAATCTTTATGTCAATTTGACAGGTGTTCATTCCATTAGGATTGTACGTAAAAGCATTCAGCATTTTCGAATGTGTGAAAAGGAGTGCTGATAAGAAATCCCTGTCAAAGCAAGGCATGAGAATTGATTATGAAGCCTTAGCTAATGGTAATATACAAGAAATAAGACACGTTTTTGCAAGAATTGTATTTGATACTGTGTTCCCGCTTCACCAAGATCAGGATCAGACATTAATAAATAGCCGGGTTTCACAGGGAGGCTAGTTTGAAGGTTTTTTAGAAAATCATGAGAGACGCTTCATGAAATAAGCATTCTGTCAAAGGGAAATCTGATCATAATCCCAGTATATTGGTGGAAGGTGTAACTTCAGCTCTTAGAGGTACTTGCGGAAATTATCGTCCATTTATTTTTCCGTTACCACTTGGAATCGTATTTACCCTGCTCTGGTATCCAATGGATTTAACTCACAAGCTACATAGCCAAATGGAAAATGGGAGAGAAGATCATATTATTGAAAAAAGAACTGCTTCCCATCCTAAAAACCTTCATCTCCAGTTTTGTTTTGTAATGTTATACCTCATTATCATTTTAGAGGAAGAATAGGTTTGTTGCAGAGCTGTTGGGAAGTATTGTTGTCATTCTGAAGAGAAAGTAGAATGCATGAAAGATAAACTATTAAGTAGCTAAATATCTTCTTCATCCTCATAGatatattaacattttttttgttCTCATGATTAACCAGTGTTTAATAGAAATTTTTGTGGTAAGTGTTAGCTGGCTTTTTTATAGTGTAACACtatgaatttaaaatattattaatttgattatttaactatttaatatcATTTTCTCCACAAATTTATGTAGTAGTGTGAATTTTGTTGGGTTGggaaattaattctaattaacaatgattttcatttaaagtgatttttttatttgttacatATTTGAAAAAATGAGATGAAAAGTAAATCTGAATGTTTTAATTTCTTTAGGAGTCAAAAATTGTCTTGCCTTAAGTTAGAGTCAATTTTATCTAAAACTTTTTTAAATGTCAATTAATTTTGCAGTTctttagggtatgtttggatatcacgaaatgaacggagtggaatggaatggagcggagtggaacggagcggaatgaATGTACCATtctattgtttggaaattttagaacggaataagacaaattattcattccgcccaaatcggaggggaaggaatatggtggtaagtgatggaatggaatggaatccataccactcctttccgctccgctccatccgtttttaaattatccaaacaacggaatatcattttattccattccgctccgctccatccgattccatcaatccaaacaaagattTTGAATATCATTTTAAGTCATCTTGACATATTAAAAATTGGAATCAAAGATGCACTTATATATTAAATTCTTATTTAAGTATTCTTCATGGGAGAGAAGTTAGAATGTGTGAAATGATCATTGATCGGAGGGAGGCGGATTTTGTGTTAGGTGGCCATGAAAATAATGAAAGCTAATCTTTgatatattttgtattttaactaaatataattttttatgtattattattgaatattttgtatcatttataatattaaaaagagATTAGTAGGTATGCATTGtaagtgtaaatttttttacacaccATCACTACATCAATTCAAATGAAttactttaataaaaattaaatttaataaattaacggttgagatttactGACTTACTGACGGTGTAAAATTTCTTTACACCGTCAAtatatttcaaattaaattttattaaaaaatattattataacaaATTGTGTACAACTTTGATAATTAATATTTCTATGCATTTCAATTAAAATAGTTAgcttaatattaaattttaattaaaactaattataattaaataaatataaatatgtaaGTTAAGTTTGAGTTATTTACAAGTAACTgccattaaaataataaaaatatttaaatcaactatAGTTAACTTACATATTTTCGTTTTTTATTGTTCACTCCCAATAAAAATGCCTTAAAGTAGATAAGGTTGTTGATTTTATCAAATATGTgtattaaaaatgtttttttacaaGGAGCGAGACAAAGAacaataacaattaaaataaaagacttttaacaataataattagTCGGTTGCAAGGTCGGATactaagatttaaaaaaaaaaattaataaacaagaaaatataaaaaaaaaaaattgaaagattgTCTAAATTCAAAGGTTTTCCAAAACTCTTGCTGTTTTAAGTTTTTCTTGAGAAAACTTTAAACCCTTTGTTCTACCTTTTGACTATAAACTTTAAGATTGTCGCACTGTAAAACACtaaagatacatatttataattactaaaatCCAATATACAAAGCCAAAACACAACCCATTAgttattagaataaaatattataaatatcttataatatattttatattaatttagactatttctaaattaatatatatccaatattttaatattaaataacagATCAGCAAACTGAATCTGTCAAATCTAAAATTTGCGAACCATCCAaacaaaacattcttgatgcttTTCGGCTTTTTGATTTTTGGcaatatcaaaatatattttctttctcttcatcaacaaaggtaTACTTCAACATTTCAATAGATCATAAATACTTTTTGAAGTTTAAGTTGCATTTTCAAAGTTTATCGTTCTCTTTAACTAACTTAGCACCATTTTTAAGCAATTGCTTGGAAGATGGTTTAGTTACCTCAACATCAACTTCTTCATAGAATATCTTTAAGAAAACTTCATCTTCTTAGTTGGAAGAAGATCCTTATGTCTTTCTCCTTAAGGTTGttgtttcttctccttttcttttattGAAGACTCCACTGGAAGATACTTCTTCTTTGCAGTTTCTTGTACATAAGATTCCTTCATTTGATAATGAATCTTCCGAAGATCGTTCAACTATTAAGTATgttctttcaaaggaaactattggaGTTGTTTGATAGAAGTTTGATGAAGTTGGTGATTTGTTTTTGAGCTTACACATTCATCTTTAAGTAATTGAACTAATTCAATAAACTTTTCTATGATTTCCCTCTTTTTTCTTACCCTGAAATTTATGAAGGCTATCATCTCTTAAATTAAGGATtgaattaaaatttcaattttcaattcttAGACATTGGTTAGCGACAAACGTTgcaatataatttataatatttataaattttgaaaagGATTTAAAACTGGTATTTGTATCTTTATTGTCTCTTGTGTTCATCTCCTCTTACTTGATACTTGAATAAACTTCATATATCATTTAAAAAGTATTCCACATTTTCTTGGCGGTTTTGAAATTATAATATATAGGAATTTACTATCATCTAGTGACATTACTATAAATCTTTTAGTTTTGAAATCTATGTCAaactttctcttttcttcttcggTCCAAAGGGAATCGATTTTATCTACTACTTTTCCATTTACTTGGTAAGTAGAGATAAACATATCATTGATTATAGTCTCCCATAATTCATAATTATTACTTTGAATAAAGATTTTAAACCTAGCTTACCATAGTTCAAACATACTACTATTAAAAGGTGGTGGTGTATTTAGGAATGGTCCCTTTAGAGATGTGTTGGAAGTCATCTTCCTCCTGAGATGATTAGTCCTTAAACAGGATTTAGGCTCTAATGCCACTTGTTCGACATgtgacttcacacacaagagagggggtgaattgtgtgttttcgaaaactttgattttgaaaaacttttagagttaatttcataatttaaaaatattttgtaaaagtTTTTTGAAATAAGCGGGAGAAATTTAAATTACGGAAGATAAA
Encoded proteins:
- the LOC131661013 gene encoding uncharacterized protein LOC131661013; translated protein: MAVPGFKFVRQSTLHLRSTPFQYVRKVVPKSLVTVEAAERFTNGNGGGLVHEEGIKKSAEWKRIGSKELGIHNSSIGVTTKKVLNGLKKRGYDVYLVGGCVRDLVLKKTPKDFDVITSAELKEVMKVFSWCEIVGKRFPICHVHMDGTIIEVSSFNTSRSKNGVEFSHHTESPNGCDEKDLLRWMNCLNRDFTINGLMLDPYARIVYDYMGGIEDIRKSKVRTINPADISFREDCARILRAIRIAARLGFSISKETAHFIKSLSCSILRLDKARLMMEINYMLAYGSGEASLRLLWKYGLLDILLPFQAAYFAHHGFRRRGKRTNMLLSLFSNLDKLFAPNRPCHSSLWFGILALHKALSDRPRDPLVVAAFSLAVHNGGNLLEAVKIAGMINKPHDMRFPELLDPSGMDAEALVTGVKDLAESVRGTLLQMTDEHFVSQAMADYPQAPRSDLVFIPLGLYVKAFSIFECVKRSADKKSLSKQGMRIDYEALANGNIQEIRHVFARIVFDTVFPLHQDQDQTLINSRVSQGG